One Conger conger chromosome 7, fConCon1.1, whole genome shotgun sequence genomic window, CAACAAACTGCATTCACACATACAACAAATTTCCCGCCAATGCATACCTCAAGCAAGTAGCTCAGATCCTTTTAACCATACTGAAAAAACTTCTAATCATAACCGTGCATAGTAACAGCAGGTTAATCACAGTAATAATACCCGTATTGCAACAATTAACTACTagaattgttatttattttaaaagtagtATTGTCTTTGACTATTGAAAGTACAATGCcgtgaataataacaataacattaataataataccaataataGCAATAGTAgtcacaaatacttttttttttattgcagctGTGTCATATATTAATATACTTAATTCATATTATAATATGTGTTAATATAATATCATGTGTAAAATAATTATGTCATATGATAATGAAGACTGTTGAATTAAAATAAGGTAAAATAAGGACAGTTTCAATTTGTATTTAACACTTCCAggtaacattttttaattatcaGTCAATGAAAACAAGAACGTCAGCTAAAATTCAAGAGATTGTCTCCTGAAAAATTGaaagaattaaaaatatatttctaggTTCACAGCTATTCCGCATACATGGCCTCAAATTCAATAAGAATATAAATACTGATGATGATATTATTTTATCTTCTGTCTGACTTCCCCGTTTCATGAGGCTTCCTCACTGAATCTTATACGTACAGGGAAAGGTATCCGTTCTGATTCACACCTGCAGTACAATCGTAAATTTGCATCCagaataaaaagtattttgacATTATATGTTTGTTATATGTTTGTGTAATGGATGTTTCAATATTGACAGTCAAAAACACATATTAGTTTGATATGCGTATTAACTCGAATTTTTTACGACGCCTTTAAAACCAACATATTTTTCCtaaagaatattttttatttaagcaCCGAACAGGCTACATTCCCACAGGTGTGATGATTGCATTATACAGCGCAGGCTACTCACCGAAACTTCCCTGTCGTTACTGGCTCTTTTTGTTCTTAACACTTCTTAACACTCATAgcttcagtttttctttcattttcttccttGTTTCTTCCCCTGTTAAACCAATGAGATTTGTGAGGAGTCATTGCTCTATGAGTCATTCTGGGACTCAACTCCGACGGCAGTGCTGTAGATTAATTCTGCCGAATACCTGCCATGAAAATGAAGACAACCCGCCTCCGCTTGATATTGCACTGCCTCATGATTTCATCTCATTCGTATATATAGGAACTGATTACTACGTATTTGCATAACACGTATATTCCATTTGACAGACACTGTAGGCTACTCATTTAGCTCCGGAAAGTCCCTGTCTTATCCCTTTGACGAGTGAGAGCCGGCTTGTTTGCACAACTGGGATCGTGATAATGCATCTTATTGTGAGACAAAATCAATCAATAGCCTATATTTTCAATAATGGAATAATGCGTATTACGAGGATACATAATTTAAATAGTAATTTATACTTTtatgaaaattttaaaaagtgtgcaGCGCAGCAGTTTCGACAAAGGCACAGCCGCTTGGGCAGGAGGAAACGTTGTTTAAGTATTCGACACATCGCTTCCGTTCTGTAAATTCCGTGGGCAGTGCCGGGGAAATCCTGAACCTCGTAATCAAATGACTGATAAACTGGGCTGCTTTTCAAGCATACATCTCCCTTAGAAAGCTCTTATCATTGCTGTTATGCGTGaatgtattaaatgtttttgttataaacctttttttatattttcgtCTTATTCGTTTTCGTCagttattgatttgatttgtcaGGTTGTCTTATATTTCCTCGCTCTTCAAACGAAAATGCAAGGCATTTCAAACGGGTTTCATACTCGGAGAAGGTATGAGGCCAGCGTACAAAGCAGTCTTTTCTGACACAGGCTCAAAACCCCataggaaaaaacaaacaaacataaaaatcaCAAACCAGCTGTTTGAATCCACCCACACTACTGTTGTCAAACTTTTGTTTGCCGATTTAcattagtgtgtatgtgtgtgtgtgtgtgtgtgtgtgtgtgtgtgttttatagaACATttatagttaaaaaaaaataccttaCAGGCCCAAAGGAACTGAAAGAGCACTACAGCTCAAatgtctctgtcactctgtaaaGGCTAAAGGTTTGTAACCTACTTTTCACATCCCCTGGTAtaaaaaacactttcaaaattagccaaaaaaaaaaactacaactgAGAATGTCTCCTTTGTTGAAACTTCAAGCTTTCTCTGTACCGACAgtttgagcttgtgtgtgtgtgtgtgtgtgtaaatgagtgtgtgtttgtgggccaTCTGTTGATTATTATTGTGAGCTGCCAACTGTGTTCCAAATGTGTTCCGATAATCATCTCTCCGAAAAAAGATATAATGCTCTAGATGCTTATCATTCTTTCAAAGTGAAAtgtacagaaaacaaacaaagaccAAATCATGTTTACTGAAGCAAGAACTTCCTACTTTAAGACCTGAACTAAACTGTTGCGGTGAACTCCTTTATGTGCCTGTATTATAGTGTGTTTCACTCACtcagcgtgcgtgtgtgtgtgtgcgcgcgcatgcgtgtgcacctgagtgtggtgtgtgtgtgtgtgtgtgtgtgagtgtgtgtgtgtatgtgtgtgcgcgcatgtgtgtgtgtgtgtgagtgtgtgtgtgtgtgcgaatgcgtgtgtgtgtgagtgtgtgtgtgtgtgtgcgcgctcatGCGTGTGCACCTGAGTgtggtgtctgtgagagaggcagacaaAAAGCAGGAGAACAGCATTTCTCTTTGAGATGGCGATTGTCTTACTTGATCATGCTTACCAGCAGAATGTGTGTTGGCTTCCAGCTACTCCATTACccagctgacagacagacagagcccGGAGAGCACACTCAGAGTGGAGTATCACCGACTGTTTCTCCTCAGCCAGCCGTGAGAGCCTCAGCCTCCTGACCTCACATGACCACAGCCTCGGCCCCCGGTGACTTGTGACTTTCTGTCATGGGGGGAAGATGCCATTAATAATATGTGCACATCATGCGTTGCCTTTTGCTCTGACTGCAAAATGAAACATAACCCAAAAAGGAAACTGCAGACTGAACTGTGGGTCTGCTGTGTGCTCATGCAAAAGagctgggtttttttgcatgcgttttctttttttcttttttttttggttgtcaGTTTACTTCATATATTTACAGgataattaacattaacatgtgAATCTTCACAGACTAGTGTCTAAACCAAAGTAATATACTGGAGAAAATGTGGCACACATGATATGTGTTCAACATTTTATTGTGGCATTTTGAATGAGAACATTTTACTAAACTACCAAAGCTAGTTATAGGCATATAATATGACATGCAGTAAAAAGCTTGCTTGTCAAATTATAACTGTCATAAAGCATGTGCAGAAGGTGTTTCTGGATATAATGTGACCTGGATTCCACAAACATTCACAAAAGCAGTAATCTGTGTATGGTATCAGTCTGATCTATCATTTTGCAAGTATTCAAATAGTGCTTTTCTAAGCGCACAACTACtctgtttttgcttttatttttataggaGGCAAAGCTGGAACTTCCTTATTCACCAGCGTATATAATAATGTAGGCTTATCTTACCACAAACAACGCTGAGATAAtacttattttaaatacattaactaaacCGAGGAGTCTTATGATGTGAAACACAAAAGCTGAAATGCCTTGTGAGCAACCCTGTACGGTATTAACTGATATGGCCAACAGTTAGTAGAATAGTACAATAGTAGGCACGTTATTTTGAAACTTATTTCAACCACGATTTGTCAGTCATCCAAAGAGTCCTTCCAAATGACAAGAAAGATACAAAACAAGTAGTTCAcgtaaaatgcaaaatacaactTCCAAAATACAACTACCGAGAGCTGGTAGTAGTTCTACGTCAAAAAGATAGAGCCACCGTAAAATAATTGAGCAAGGCATCTTTAAATGTTCCACCATCTTGTCCTCTGATGTCATACAATAACCCTCCGGAACGGgatcttttctttttaatttaattggtgCAGACAAATGCCTGATGGATCACGCGGTTCCGTTGCCGGATAATAATCAAAAAGACCGTCTGCATTGCTTATGTTTTGATGGTCAATCCTTCATGATGCCCCGATGTCTGCCGTTGCGATGCGTTCTGACCTTGCTATCATCCCTGTGTGTGCTCGGAGATGCCGATTCTGCACAACAGGACGGTGCACCCCCTTCTAAAATAGGTAACTCCTGTTCGTAATGAATGGAATCATCTTTATGACAGAAAGCAAGTTTCCTGCATTGCATTAAGACTGTTCGGTGTCGTTTACGTTAACTAGCTAGTTATCTTATGAGGTATATTAAGTTATGTGTCTTGCCTTTAATGTGCACGTAGTAGCTAAGTTAGGCGGCCAATGTTATTTGATATAGGCTACGTATAATTAGTTTGCGGATTGCTGTGGGCTGGGATAAGGTTGCAGTAGCGTTAGCCTGTTAACCAACTTGCTAGCTGGCTATTTCAAATGTGTAATGTCTCCAACTATCGTATGTAGCTGGCTAACCAACCCTCTAACGCTGTTATATTTCGCAAGCGTGTTGGTTTGTCAATTTTTAATTGACAACATGACGAGATTGCTAGTGTCTAAGACACCGTTGTGTAATGCAGGAGAAGGTGCGTGTTCGGAAGCTATTTAGCTAGTGTAGTTGAATATTTAGCCAGTCACGAGATGCACATCTAAATGTGAGTGTGGCTAGCTAAGTAATGTTAGTTAAGAGTCATTCAGTGGGCTGTCCACCCAGtagacacatttttctttttttttcacagccATCATCGGAGCAGGAATTGGCGGAACTGCGACAGCACATTTTCTGCGCCAGCACTTCGGACCCGAGGTGCGCATTGATGTGTTCGAGAAGGGCACGGTCGGGGGCCGGCTGGCAACGGTCACCGTCAACCACCAGGAATACGAGTCAGGCGGCTCCATCATCCACTCCCTTAACCTGCACATGCAAGACTTCGTAAAGCAGTTGGGTAGGTGCTCCACGTTTATGCTTGTTCCGTGTGGGGACGAGGCAAGCGTGGTAACCTTAGCAGACGCACATTTCGCAAAACGACCTCATCCTAATAATCTACACCCCCGCTGCCCCCGCCTGCAGGCTTGAAGCACCGCAGAAGCGTGGCGGGGAAGACGGCTGTGTTCAATGGGGAGGAGTTTATCCTGGAGGAGACCGACTGGTACCTTCTGGACCTCTTCCGTCTTTGGTGGCGCTATGGCATCAGTTTTATCCGCCTGCAGATGTGGGTAGAAGAAATCATGGAGAAGTTCATGAGGTGGGTCACTACTGCAAACGCTTGGAGGTATGCAAGGTGTGCAaccggcctgtagcctagtggctaaggtacatgactgggacccagaaggttggtggttcaagcctggtGCATTTGGCTTGCTTTTGCAAAACTGAGGGTACAGATTGGCAAATCCAAAGGCATGGATTGTGAAACTGAGAGTACGGATGTCCgcgtttacattacattacaattacattaatggcatttggcagatgtatccagagcgacgtacagcaaagtgcttACCCATAACCTGGGATAAGTGCggtgaaagaccctagagggaagtacaatttcaactgctccctgcacaacaaagataaggaccagggcctttaaaaaaataaaaataaaaataaaatcgtAATActgcaacatgcaaatgtatgaacaaactgcttacctagccaaactaaacatcctgatacacaagtaaatcacagaaagacaaaaattaaggtttacagggaggtagggagggacagggagaggtgcagcttgaagaggtgcgtcttcagtttgcacttgaagatgggaagagattctactgttctgacctcaacgggcaGTTTGTTCCActaccgtggagccagaacagacagtagtcgtgagcgtgaggtggaagatcagagagggggaggcgccaagtggcctgtggaggccgaacgaagaggtctggcagaagtgtagggtctgatgattttttgaaggtaagctggggcagaccccttaactgcttggtttgatgcgagccatgacaggcagccagtggagggaagtaagcaggggggtgatgtgagtgtttgggaaggttgaagaccagatgatctgctgcattctggataagttggaggggtctgatggcggacgctgggaggccagccaagagggaattgcagtagtccaggtgggacaaaaccatcgcttggaccaggagctgggttgagtagggggtgagaaaggggcggattctccgtatgttgtataggaagaacctgcatgaccggatCACCACCctaatgttctcggagagggacagtctgctgtccatcaccacgccgaggttccttgcacagggtgatggcatcagtgtggtatcccctagggaaatggagagatccagatggggagaggtaatggcagggatgaatatcatttcagtcttacctgggttgagctttagatggtggttgtccatccagctctggatgtcacacaagcagagatatgggctgaaacctgtgtgtcagatggtgggaatgagatgaagagttgggtatcgcctgcatagcagtggtaggatagaccatgtgcagtgatgggcagcctgtagcgtagtggttaaggtaaatgactgggacacacaaggtcagtggttctaatcccggtgtagccacaataagatccgcacagccgttgggcccttgagcaaggcccttaaccctgcattgctccaggggaggattgtctcctgcttagtctaatcaactgtacgtcgctctggataagagcgtctgccaaatgccaataatgtaatgtaatgtaatgtgataacagggccaagggaacgagtgtaaagagagaaaagaagcgggcctaggactgagccctggggaactcctgtggtgaGGGTCCGAGGTGTCAATACCATActagcccaggcaacctggaaggagcgaccagagaggtaggactcaatccagtccagggctgtgccacagatccctgttgctgacagggaggacaggaggatggagtgatccacagtgtcgaaggcagcagagagatctagaagaatgaggacaggggagagggaggctgctcttgcggagtgattcactgagggagaggaacgcggtctctgtcgagtggccagatctgaagccagactgatgggggtctctagcaggttgttctaagaaaagaaagaagaaagttgactagaagtgGCTCGTTCTattgttttagatagaaaaggaagaagaggacTTTAGTTCTGTAGTTCTGgagtgtaaattatttttatttttttactaggGTGACCAGGGGGGCTCCataggattgtgtgtgtgagaagaagCTCTTTGTGGCCTCTTATTTCCAGGATCTATAAGTACCAGGCCCACGGCTATGCCTTCAGCTCGGTGGAGGAGCTGCTAAGCTCTCTGGGCGGCTCCGGGTTCCTGAACATGACGCGGCGCTCCCTGTCCGAGTCCCTGCTCGAGCTGGGGGTGTCCCAGCGCTTCATCGACGAGGTCATCGCCCCCATCATGAGGGTCAACTACGGGCAGAACGTCAGCATTCCTGCATTTGTAGGTGCGGTCTGGAGGGATTAGAAGTGCTGTGCAACGCTATCGATGTGACTTTCTGATCAATTGCAGCCTAGTGCTAAGTGATActgggtacatgactgggacccataaggttggtggttaaagccccagtgtagttacggtaagatctgtgcagctgttgggcccttgagcaaggccctgaactcctaccctgcttagtctaatcaactgtaaatcactttggataaaaaggcTTCAGctaaaaataactaatgtaatgtatttttaaatggaagTTTCAGACACAATGCATAGTGATGTTTTTTGGTttaacaaattatgttttttacaAGCTTGCTCTTAGTTGAAGTGCCATCAGAACCATAATCAAGAGCAGCTACCCCACCCAGTACCTGAAACTACAGCTTCCTCTTTCCAGGAAAAAATGACAAACTTTGCTATGGCTGATGGCTGCTGAGCTCGAAAGTACCAGTGGTTGTAATAGCAGtcatatgtttttatgtttacgCTGGGGCAAATGACCATGTGAATACAGTGCTGCAGAAGGCTGGAAATGTggttgcaacaaaaacaaaatgcaatgtCCTGTTGCTGTGTCCTCAGACAGACTACAAAAAGTTAGTTTCGGTTTCTCAAAAAAACCTGTTACGCGTaagaagaaatgaaagaaagagtTAGACTGAAAAAGCACCTTGGTGTGTCTCTGGGTGATTTGCTTGCTCTGCTGTTGGACAGGTGCTGTGTCGCTGGCGGGCGCTCAGGCAAACCTGTGGGCGGTGGAAGGGGGAAACAGGCTGGTCTGCCTGGGGCTGCTTAAACTGGCCAAGGCCAACCTCATCCAGGCTGGCGTCACCACCATATCACCCCACAGCACCGGTGCTGTAACGCTGTCCTTTCCTCACGTTATgattgatttaaaatgttttatttttattgcttccAATTTTGGCTGTTCTATAgacttttgtgtttttattgttcaaTGTTATTCACTGTGtgatttgggtttttttttttttttttttttcatacagatTCCATACAGATAAAATTGTATTaatatagtgctttttacagaacaATGTCACATGGATGCTTGACAGAGTAACAGAACCCCCAAATAGCACATGAGGTAACTCCCCAGTGAGGAGAAAAAAACACCCAtttgggaagaaatctcgagtGGAACCCGTCTATAGAGATGGGTAGCCTATTCTCGACTGGCCGGCAAGGTCTAACTTTGTGTTCGCATATCTTGTTACCTGTGCTCATGTGTTCTTGCTCTTATTCACTAACAGAacgttgtgtttgtttgtttcctgcAGGGGAATCCACCCAGTATCAGCTCCTTCACGAAGGTCCGGCGGGTAGGGGATCGGGTCTCTACGACATCGTGGTGGTGGCCACGCCCTTGCAGGACGGAGTCGGGGCGGCCATTTCCTTCCCGGGCTTCGAGCCGGAGCTGCCGGCTGTCGGGGGCTCGTACCACCAGACTGTGGCGACCATCGTGCACGGCTACCTGAACTGCTCGTACTTCGGCTTCCCCGACCCCAAGCTGTTCCCGTTCGCCAGCGTGCTCACCACCGACACTCCGGAGCTCTTCTTCAACAGCGTGGGCTGCGTCTGCCCCGTCAACGTCAGCGGAAGCTTCCGGCGCAAGCAGGCCCAGGAGGCGGGCGTCTACAAGGTCTTCTCCCCGCACGCGCTGGGGAAGCCCCAGCTCAAGACCATCTTCCGCTCGTACTACTCCGTCCAGGTGACGGACTGGCAGGCGTACCCTCACTACGCCAGCGCCCGGGACCTGCCCCCCGTCGTCTTGCACGACGGCTTGTACTACCTCAACGGGATCGAGTGGGCCGGCAGCGCCATGGAGATGAGCTCGGTGGCGGCCAAGAACATCGCCCTGCTGGCCTACCACCGCTGGAGCCGGCAGCTGGAGATGATCGACCAGAAGGACCTGATGCACAAGATCAAGACCGagctgtgacccccccccctggcACTGAGGGTTTCTGGGAAAATAAGTGtcaagagcagggctgcccgaccctgttcctggaggacTACCGTCCTGTCGGCTTTCATTTTAAACCTTATttcgcacacctgattctaataATTAGCAGCTGACCAAGatgtctagctgttgaatgaggtgtgctttgtttgggctGGAGCgagaacctacaggatggtagatctccaggaacagggtttggcagccctgGTTAAGAGGCATCACTATTACGGTGTCTCTGTGGTGCCTGGCCAGAGGTTGCCTGCAAATACTACAAATCACATTTTGGGGAGGCCTATGGCTTATTACCGTcttgagtattattattattatttttacaaccTCCTCTCACGTTTGGTTCTTTTCTGTTACGTTGACATCTGCTTAATGTAATTcagtttcaaattcaaattcagaagTAGAATTGTAGAAAGttgaaagttttattttttaattccagTGCGAGGTTAAAAACGAACCGCATGAAATATACACGTTTTCCTAGCAGCAGACTGCTATGAGGAAGTGCTGATTGTCTCATCGTCTTGTCTGATTAAATTGTAACCGGATTTCTAGCAGGAAACGAGACGCAAACTTCATCAGCATTCATT contains:
- the LOC133132831 gene encoding prenylcysteine oxidase-like — protein: MDHAVPLPDNNQKDRLHCLCFDGQSFMMPRCLPLRCVLTLLSSLCVLGDADSAQQDGAPPSKIAIIGAGIGGTATAHFLRQHFGPEVRIDVFEKGTVGGRLATVTVNHQEYESGGSIIHSLNLHMQDFVKQLGLKHRRSVAGKTAVFNGEEFILEETDWYLLDLFRLWWRYGISFIRLQMWVEEIMEKFMRIYKYQAHGYAFSSVEELLSSLGGSGFLNMTRRSLSESLLELGVSQRFIDEVIAPIMRVNYGQNVSIPAFVGAVSLAGAQANLWAVEGGNRLVCLGLLKLAKANLIQAGVTTISPHSTGESTQYQLLHEGPAGRGSGLYDIVVVATPLQDGVGAAISFPGFEPELPAVGGSYHQTVATIVHGYLNCSYFGFPDPKLFPFASVLTTDTPELFFNSVGCVCPVNVSGSFRRKQAQEAGVYKVFSPHALGKPQLKTIFRSYYSVQVTDWQAYPHYASARDLPPVVLHDGLYYLNGIEWAGSAMEMSSVAAKNIALLAYHRWSRQLEMIDQKDLMHKIKTEL